The genomic interval AGGGAGGAGATCGCCATGGTTGAACGGAGAGTGGGATGGTTCCAGCGGGGCACGGCTACTCTGCTCATCGCGTTCTGGCTCTGTTTCACTCTGACCTCACCCGCCCACGCTGGTGCTGCTACTTATCGGGGCTTTCCCACGGTAGACCTCTACGTCAACGGCCACCCGGTCGGGGGTGACGTACCGGCGATCGTGCTCGACGACCGGACCCTGGTTCCCCTGCGTGCCGTTGCAGAGGCTCTCGGTCAGAAAGTCTGGTGGGACGGCACTCTGAAGGCGGTATGCGTCGGTGAGGCGCCTGTGATCGCCGACGAGAGCGCCGGTGTGGAACCGGTGAAGAGGGTTCAGGAGGCCGCTGCCAAGGGCTGGGACAGCATCGAGGCCAGCCTGGGTGAGGCTGGCGAGATACCTTTCACATGGGTCTTCGGTGATCGCCAGGCGTGGTACCGGCACCTAACCGGGCTGGGGGTGGCCGAGGATCGGGCCGCCAAGCTCGCGAAGTACGCGGCGGGGTGCGCCTACGACCACGCGGAGGTTCTGGCGGAAGAAGGCTCCACTCTTGATCTTACGGTGGCCCACGAGTTCGTGCACGTGCTCTTCCGGAGGCACGGCCTGCAGGGTGCCATGCCGCGCTGGCTGAACGAAGGGATCGCCGAGTACATAGCGCGGGAAGCCACGGGGTACACCCCGTCTTCGCCCAGGGGAAGCGTGCTGTGGGACTCGGCCCGGCAGGAGGTTCTCTCCCATGCCCTCTCGGGGACCCTCGAAGACCTGCCTGCAACCGACGAGCAGTGGGATGACCACCTCGGGGTTTACCCGGTCCACGACCAGGCGCTTTTGGCGGTGGATTGGCTGGTGGCGCACTCCCATCTGGATGGCCTTTTCGCTTACCTTTCCAGCCTGCGCGAGGGTAAGACGCATGAGGACGCCTTCCGCAGCGCCTTCGGGCTGGACGTGCAGGCCTTCCCGGACGATTTCCGTGAGGCACTCCGAGCGGAGGCCCAGGCGGCATTGCAGGGTTCGGGCGTCCGGCTGGAACTGGATGTGCCCGAGGGTTTCTCCGGTACCCTGACCGTTTTCCCTCCCGGCAGGACCGAGAGCGAGGCGTGGAAGCTAGCAGGTGGCCGGTCGGTGACGGTGACGCTGGGGAGTGACGGGATCCTCAAGGTGGACCTGCCCCTGGCCGGTTCCGGCCGGTACACGATAAGAGAGGCATACAAGGACCTTCTCGCGCTGTACGTGACTTCGGATACAGCTATTGCAGCGCCGAGGGAATCGCGGGTAAAGCAACTCGCCATCGCGGTGGTGAAGAGCCGCTTTGGCTGGTACTGGGGCGGCAACACCGCCTTCTACGAGGATGGCTCCCGGGAAACCAACGCAGAGGATCCAGCCTTCCCGCTGGGAATCCGTCTCACGACGGTCCTGCCGCTACCATACTGACCCCCGCCGCCCGTTCTGCGTACTATGTATCAAGTTCTGAAGCCCATGACGGCTGTGTGGCTGGGGAGGCACGGCCATGGGGGGCAGGGGCGGGCGGGGCCGCACCGGGGAGGACCGCTCGGCTGCTGGCACCAGCGCGGGCGGGACCATCACAGTGGTGACCAGGGACATCACCACGGGCGCACTCATACCCGAGTTCAAGTTCATCGTCAGCGAGAACAACGTGGGTGATCCCCAGGCCGACCTGCCCGAGGAGCAGCGGGACCCCGCCCGCTTCCCGTCGCTGAAGCCGGCTGCCAGCCACAGCCCCGTGGTGGCCGCGGGGGAAGCCTCCCCCGGCTCTCCCGGCGCGGTCACCGTCCCCGACGGCAGCTACCTCGTCTCTGTGCTCGCCCCGGGGTACAAGATGGGGGGAGCCTGGGTCACCGTGGCCGGCTCCCCGGTCACGGCCGAAGCCTGGCTCCACCCCCACCCGCTCCCCCTCTCGAAGATCAGGGTGCGGGTGTTCCACGACAACAGCCCCGTGAACGGCGAGGACGACACCCCGCTGGAGACGGGACTGGAAGGCTTTCGTATCGTTATCGAAGACGCCGGCGGCGAAGTCACCGTGGACTACTTCGGCAACCCCCTGGGGACGCGGTACGAGGTTGACGCCGAGGGCAATATCCTGTTCGACGAACTG from Bacillota bacterium carries:
- a CDS encoding stalk domain-containing protein, translating into MVERRVGWFQRGTATLLIAFWLCFTLTSPAHAGAATYRGFPTVDLYVNGHPVGGDVPAIVLDDRTLVPLRAVAEALGQKVWWDGTLKAVCVGEAPVIADESAGVEPVKRVQEAAAKGWDSIEASLGEAGEIPFTWVFGDRQAWYRHLTGLGVAEDRAAKLAKYAAGCAYDHAEVLAEEGSTLDLTVAHEFVHVLFRRHGLQGAMPRWLNEGIAEYIAREATGYTPSSPRGSVLWDSARQEVLSHALSGTLEDLPATDEQWDDHLGVYPVHDQALLAVDWLVAHSHLDGLFAYLSSLREGKTHEDAFRSAFGLDVQAFPDDFREALRAEAQAALQGSGVRLELDVPEGFSGTLTVFPPGRTESEAWKLAGGRSVTVTLGSDGILKVDLPLAGSGRYTIREAYKDLLALYVTSDTAIAAPRESRVKQLAIAVVKSRFGWYWGGNTAFYEDGSRETNAEDPAFPLGIRLTTVLPLPY